The Lepus europaeus isolate LE1 chromosome 6, mLepTim1.pri, whole genome shotgun sequence genome includes a window with the following:
- the LRTM2 gene encoding leucine-rich repeat and transmembrane domain-containing protein 2: MLALCSGSEQKTRLGGPWRASWITCWIALCTAEALPTCPFSCKCDSRSLEVDCSGLGLTTVPPDVPAATRTLLLLNNKLSTLPSWAFANLSSLQRLDLSNNFLDQLPRSVFEDLTNLTELQLRNNSIRTLDRDLLQHAPLLRHLDLSINGLAQLPPGLFDGLPALRSLSLRSNRLQSLDRLTFEPLASLQLLQVGDNPWECDCNLREFKHWMEWFSYRGGRLDQLACTLPKELRGKDMRVVPMEMFNYCSQLDDENSSAGMDVPGPPCTKASPEPPKPKPGAEPEPEPSTACPQKQRHRPASVRRAIGTVIIAAVVCGVVCIMMVVAAAYGCIYASLMAKYHRELKKRQPLMGDPEGEPEDQKQISSVA; encoded by the exons ATGCTGGCACTGTGCAGTGGCTCCGAGCAGAAGACCAGGCTGGGCGGGCCGTGGAGAGCCTCCT GGATCACCTGCTGGATCGCCCTGTGCACTGCTGaggccctccccacctgccctttCTCCTGTAAATGTGACAGCCGCAGCCTGGAGGTGGACTGCAGCGGCCTGGGCCTCACCACGGTGCCCCCGGACGTGCCCGCCGCCACCCGAACCCTCTTGCTCTTGAACAATAAGCTGAGCACCCTGCCAAGCTGGGCCTTCGCCAACCTGTCCAGCCTGCAGCGGCTGGACCTGTCCAACAACTTCCTGGACCAGCTGCCCCGCTCCGTCTTCGAGGACCTGACCAATCTGACGGAGCTGCAGCTCCGCAACAACAGCATCAGGACCCTGGACAGGGACCTGCTGCAGCACGCGCCGCTGCTGCGCCACCTGGACCTGTCCATcaacggcctggcccagctgcccccTGGCCTCTTCGATGGACTCCCGGCTCTGCGCTCCCTCTCCCTTCGCTCTAACCGCCTGCAGAGCCTGGACCGGCTGACGTTTGAGCCCCTGGCgagcctgcagctgctgcaggtgGGAGACAACCCCTGGGAGTGCGACTGTAACCTGCGTGAGTTCAAGCACTGGATGGAGTGGTTCTCCTATCGAG GGGGCCGCCTGGACCAGCTCGCCTGCACGCTGCCCAAGGAGCTGAGGGGGAAAGACATGCGCGTGGTCCCCATGGAGATGTTCAACTACTGCTCGCAGCTGGACGACGAGAACAGCTCAGCCGGCATGGACGTCCCGGGGCCACCCTGCACCAAGGCCAGCCCGGAGCCTCCTAAGCCCAAGCCGGGGGCGGAGCCGGAGCCCGAGCCCAGCACAGCTTGCCCTCAGAAGCAGCGGCACCGGCCCGCGAGCGTGCGGCGCGCCATCGGCACGGTGATCATCGCCGCGGTCGTCTGCGGCGTCGTGTGCATCATGATGGTGGTGGCGGCTGCCTACGGCTGCATCTACGCCTCGCTCATGGCCAAGTACCACCGCGAGCTCAAGAAGCGCCAGCCGCTGATGGGAGATCCGGAGGGCGAGCCCGAAGATCAGAAGCAGATCTCCTCCGTGGCCTGA